One Salvia miltiorrhiza cultivar Shanhuang (shh) chromosome 6, IMPLAD_Smil_shh, whole genome shotgun sequence genomic window, AAAGACGAGTGCCCAAGTCCTGATGAGGCAGAATGGAATCTTCAGAATCTGAATCATTTAGCAGCCTCCACAAAATCTGATTCCAGTTACAGAAACAATCAGCAGTCAGAAAATCTGTTCGACTTAATTCACGAGTCTGGATTGTTGAAGACCAAACCAAAAGGAAGTGCTGCAAATGGCAATGAATATGCATATCAGAGCACTAATCCAGAAGAGAGATACATTAACAAGATGCCACCAGAATTGGGACTCTTCAAAGACACGAGCATCATCCAAATGGATAGCCATCTCCTTTTCTTGGGCTTCAATTCCAACACATTCCATGCCCTTCAAGAAGAGGATGATACACTTGAGTATTCAAATGATGAACTCTGCGAAAATACTGATAAGatgaaaaaaaatcagaaaatccAGAGAAAAATTGTTGCTGATGTGGCAAATGAAATACTGGTTCGTAAAATAACTTCAGGCAGGTTATCTACAACAAGCAGGAGAATGAGCTTACAGAGGCTTATGAAGGAAGTATACTTGGAGATGGAACAATTATGCAGGATGCCACATTGCAATGTTGATGATGAGGATGACGAATCGATCAGAGCCTTACATGTCGATATGAAGTATCAATCAGATGACTGGATCTGTTACAGTGGTGACATACCAGCCTTGGTGTTGGACATAGAACGGCTGATTTTTAAAGACCTGGTAAATGAGGTCATTCACATGTGATGTCTCTTGCAGGAAACAGCTGATTTTTAAAGACCTGGTAAATGAGGTCATTCACATGTGATGTCTCTTGCAGGAAACTTTTTACCAAGTAGTATAACCGTCTGGTTCTTTCTTATTTtgtaaatacatatattttagcTTTGAAAAGCACCTTAGAAGTATGACATGTACAGCAGatcaaatttttttgaaaagaatcAGCTGTTTCCTCAAAATGCTTCAGTCTATGACCAATAAGGCAATAACTTATGTAATTCAACTTTGAGATCGTATCTGCAAAGTGAAGGAGGAGATTAGCCACACAATCACAATGCATGAAACTAACTGTAGGCATCAGATGGTTCTCTGCATTGAAGTCTGAAAATATCCGTGCTATCAGCAATATAGTAACTAATGCAAATTTTTTCTTTACCCGTTGTGTTACAGTAGAAATTGAGGGTACCACTGTATATACTGATCTCAAATAATCAGTTCCTGCAAACTGAAAAACTGCACTTAATTTGTACTAAGTACAGAAAACTAAGGATCTCATATATGAAGATTGCGAACTAgatcaattttgaaaataaaacagCTTAAAGGAATATGTGCTCCCAGATGTTGGAGGTTACGCTATATAGAATGTAGTTTTTGACTTTAACCTTAATGGAACTGTCAATAGCTATTGATTACGTTGCTATGCAGTAAAAGGACTGATGATAACACTCCTGCTTGAATTGATACTTCAAAGAAGTACAAGAACGAAAAGTAACACACACAAAACAACTCTATTCATATGCTGGATGGGAGGGGGGCTAAGCAGGATGAAATCTACGAGCATCTGCAAAATAAGGGAATAAGATACTGGAGCAGGTATAACAGAACATAATAGCTAGTGTATACTATCATTACTATCATTTGCAACATAATTCCAATAAGCAACTTAACTATGTCGCTAACTTAGTTTATCaagtgaaaattcaaaaaattaatgattttcCGCTATAAATGGATGGTACCAAAACAATAACTTCAAAAATCATTTCTAACCAAATTAAAGCTACAAACACAAAAGAAAAGTTCCACGCAAATATCTACACTTTATGAAGGGCTCTTTATTTTACAGGTGTCCTCTGGAAAAAACTCTTCCTTCTTTTCCATTATCCATGAATATGTAAAATAACATACACAAAAATGTGAAAGAGGTAACAATATaggccaaattttaaatttcaagtAATAAATTCAATATTTCATCTTGTTTTTACACTACATAGTGTCTTGTTTGTGTACAGTGATATCACCATTGCTCTTTTACCATACAAGGATTGATTGCTGTAGCAATAGATATAGAGCTCATAAGATAAAATGATGTAGTTCAGTTACCAAGAATAAATGGTATGGAATTTGAGTAGCACAAAGAGCTAGCATTTAAATGTAGTTCATTATCAAGAATGCACTTTATCCTGCATGACACATTCATCTTCATGCAGCTTGACTCATTTTCAGAATGAAATTACTTCATCACAAGAACACTTGTAGACTTGAGTAGTTGAGTTTGCTTCCAAGCTGATACTAATTGAACATTTACCAACTTCTTTGTTCAAAGAAGCATGATCATGATATTTAGAGGCATATGAAATATCTTCCATGAAATGCAAATTTGAAATTTCCAATAATATTAAGAATGCACTATTCAATGAAAGCCAACACTCataaaacatatatatcatGTACAGATCTAAAAAATAAACGCACATGTCATTTCTCTTGATGGTAACCAGCAGCATTCAAAcagcattatttttttttaatgttttacaAGGTTGTGGAAATAATTTCAGATATCCAATATCAGCATTATTTTCGATCCAGTAATTCTTGAAAAGCTGACTGATCTTTATGAAATAGATTCCAGCTTCTTTGAAAGCTAATACACACACCTGCATTTAGTCCTACCTTTTTATGACAGAAGATTCCAAATAGTTCTCAACCTAAAAAAACCCCACACATCAAGAATTCCCTTGTCGATCCATTGCTAGCCTCCCATTCTTGTATTGTTAGGAATTTAGTATTGAATATCAGCAAAGAAATTCTAACTAATACAGCCAAACAcaacaaaattaaagaaattgcTATCATACACACGGAAACCTTTCTCTGGTCATTCACCAAGCACTATAACTTTTTGTTTACTCATAATTCCCATTTCAATAAGCATTGCCGAAAAGATCTGAAATCTATATGTGGAATGACCTATTCAAGACAACTGGGGCAGTTAGCTCCTCATCCAAGCATTTTgaaaaaacatttaatttacCGAGGAACAAACCAGATAGAGAAAACATTAATGAAAGTgcataagaaaaagaaagaaatacttAAAAGTATGCAAATCCTTGTATTTTATAATTACCAGCGGtgaaaagaaaatacaaaagATAGATCAAAGAGGTTGAGAGAACGAGCATCTTCAGATAATTGTGATCTTGATACGGAGTACATAGCAATTACAATTAGTAAGCGAAAATTATAGTATCTTCCTACCTGGAGATGAAACATCTTTTGatacataaaaaatatgcaTGTGTTCCAAAGCTTAAACAACAAAAGTATGTAATTACAACTCACTGCACTCTATTCCACAGTGTACGTTACCAACCACATCATTTATGTTTACCAATTCATAATTGCAACATCATATGGAAATTAACAGTGGCTGGGCATATTAATGGTAAAATGAGCTGCATCAAAATAGGACTCCTTGGTAAAAAACTTTTGGTAATAGATAGACCAAGAAATAATAGGAGAAAGGTCAATACAAAATTGAGTATTTGTGATGCACTTATCTATATTAACTGATATACTTTTCTCTATTCAATATTATGTCTTACCAATGTGCTTCAGCATACAAATACCACATCACTGAGGATTGGTATTTACTTTTCtcatcataataaatttctacTAGATTCACTTAATAAATATTGAATGCAAAGAATGCTTGAATAGCAGTAACATTATCAAACTAATGTCTACCACATACAATGTAAATAGTCACATGATCAGATAAATTGTGTTGCTGTACAAGCTAGattgtgctatttctattgttGGAGTACTTTTATGGGCACAGTGCATCTTATACCCGAATCATCCCAAAAAGCAACAGATACAGTAACCATAAGGTCAACATAATGGCTTAATCCCTGAGTCATACAATATAAAGTAAAACAACAAAAAACTCAAAACTAATGATTTTAATTTCAGTTATGAAAAAATTATCAATGACATGGGCCCATGCAGACAACTAACCCTCAACAACTCAGTGAACGTGTTCATTTAGAACTCTAAAATGCTTGTGTAGAGAAGATCTAGCTCATCGACTATGACTACCATGAAGCAAGCGTTGGATGCTAGCTCCAAAAAAATTTTACAGTCTCTAATCAAACATTCTAATTTACACATTAGACACTTCTGGTGGATACTCCGTATTTTCCCAAAGGATCTTCTCAGCCCTACCTTTCTTCTCGTCTGCTCCATCATGATCGTCACCAAACCAAGGAGAAGTTCTCTCAGTGCCCTTGTTTTGAGGGTTCACCACCCTGCTTAAGGATTTCTTAACATTCTCAAACTTAAATTGTACATTGGGCCTCCCATTTAGAGGAATCTTTCTCCTGTCCTCAGGCTCACAAGGACCACTCCTTGCAGGTTCCTTGGCTTGCGAAGATGGCTCCATAATTGAAACATGGTTTTCCATAGCTTCATGACTTTGATGATACCCATACCCCAGAGACTCATCAATAAGTCTAGCTGGCAAAGTAGGCAAAGATACCTCTTTTTCCCAAAATTGAAGAGGGGTAGCAAGAAATGGATTGTTTTCTGCTGCTCGTTGTGCCTTTGCAGCATCCCCTTGTTCAACAACTACTCCTGCTTCAGATCCATTACAAATTAACTTCTGCTGCAAATTCAGCAAAGACCTCTCAGCTCTCCTGTGCTGCTGTTCCACCTGCTGAATCTTAACCGCCTCTGTTTCTGAGTCTTTCTCGTTTCCAGAACTTAACTCTGCATAAGTCGCAGGATCTGGAAACTTGGGCAACCAGCTTGGTATATGTTCTTCAGGGGGGTTTTCCTCTGCCTGAGCAAAACTAATGTCCAATACCGTTTCTTTTACAACCGGAAAAGAAGGAACTGGATATGCAAATGGGATTTCATCTGGTTGACTGACATATCGAATAATATCCTTAACAACACCTGATCGTGCAAGGCAATGCCTAACATCAGAAGCACCTGAAAAGCCCTGGACT contains:
- the LOC130988699 gene encoding transcription initiation factor TFIID subunit 8-like, which produces MSHGEGKDKFLSEKENPQSMRKKKKLGKDEFAQAIARNVVAQVCESLGFQSFQQSALDNLADVAVRYIREIGKTASSYANLANRTQCNVFDVIQGLEHLGSVQGFSGASDVRHCLARSGVVKDIIRYVSQPDEIPFAYPVPSFPVVKETVLDISFAQAEENPPEEHIPSWLPKFPDPATYAELSSGNEKDSETEAVKIQQVEQQHRRAERSLLNLQQKLICNGSEAGVVVEQGDAAKAQRAAENNPFLATPLQFWEKEVSLPTLPARLIDESLGYGYHQSHEAMENHVSIMEPSSQAKEPARSGPCEPEDRRKIPLNGRPNVQFKFENVKKSLSRVVNPQNKGTERTSPWFGDDHDGADEKKGRAEKILWENTEYPPEVSNV